One genomic window of Phoenix dactylifera cultivar Barhee BC4 chromosome 6, palm_55x_up_171113_PBpolish2nd_filt_p, whole genome shotgun sequence includes the following:
- the LOC103717801 gene encoding uncharacterized protein LOC103717801: MASAVGEPPSILDRMDRLDALLGYLERRESRAAAAAAKSPRASTTSSGTVTTSDGGNSSVNSSPKCLSRRWCRPVHDVLMEVQAKGSLMDRVDHLEHRLLKIEDEKKREEAERSPRSGDKSKHGKGLKSLVKSCVKGSLKTKD, translated from the exons ATGGCATCCGCGGTGGGCGAACCCCCGAGCATCCTGGACCGAATGGACCGGCTGGACGCCTTGCTGGGATATCTAGAGAGGAGGGAGAGCCGagcggcggcagcggcggccAAGAGCCCACGCGCATCCACGACGTCCAGCGGGACGGTCACGACGAGCGATGGCGGCAACTCGTCCGTCAACTCCTCCCCTAAGTGCTTGTCAAGAAGGTGGTGCCGCCCGGTCCACGACGTCCTGATGGAGGTCCAGGCCAAAGGCAGCCTCATGGACCGTGTCGACCACCTCGAGCACCGGCTTCTCAAG ATAGAGGACGaaaagaagagggaagaggcGGAAAGGAGCCCGAGGAGCGGCGACAAGAGCAAACATGGGAAAGGGTTGAAGAGTCTGGTGAAGTCTTGTGTGAAGGGGAGCCTCAAGACGAAGGACTGA